GATAAAGAGGGGAAGGATAGTGGTCATTTTCCCGGACCGGGGGGAGAAATATTTGAGCACGAAGTTGTTTAAATGAAACAACAAATTTACAATTCACAAGAAGCTCACTTGGAAAATATATGACAACTAAATCCTCAAATAAAAGCTTTCACAACGCAAAAACTGCTAAAAAAGATGAGTTTTATACGCAGCTAACGGATATTGAAAAAGAGTTAGGGCATTACAAGAACCATTTTAAAAGAAAAGTTGTATTATGTAATTGCGATGATCCACGAATTAGCAATTTCTTTCATTATTTTTCCTATAATTTTGAACAGTTAAAGCTGAAAAAACTAATTACAACTTGTTATAAAAACCTAAACCCCGAAATATTCAGTCAAAACAAATTTGAAAAAGCAATATATCTGGAATACACCGGGGATAAAAACGGGGATAAGATACCCAGCCCAGATGAAATTGGCATAAAACCGTTAAAAGGAGATGGCGATTTTAAAAGTATTGAATGCATTGAGCTTTTAAAACAAGCCGATATTGTAGTAACAAACCCGCCCTTTTCTTTATTCAGAGAATATGTAGCACAGTTAGTTGAATACAAAAAAAAGTTTGTTATAATTGGGAACATGAATGCCTTGACCTATAAGGAAGTATTTAAATTGTTTAAAGAAAATAAAGTTTGGTTTGGTCACAGTATTCATAGCGGAGATAGGGAATTTGGAGTACCTGCGCATTACCCATTGAAAGCAGCAGGTTGTAGGATAGATGATAAAGGGAATAAATTTATCAGAGTTAAAGGTGTACGTTGGTTTACAAATTTAGACTATGAAGAAAGACACGAAGAATTTATATTATGTAAGAAATATAATCCAGAAGAATACCCAAAATATGATAACTATAATGCCATAAATGTTGACAATACAAAAGATATACCTTGTGATTATAAAGGTATTATTGGTGTGCCAATTACATTTATGGATAAATATAACCCAGACCAATTTGAAATATTAGGCAATGAATATGATTTAAAAATCCCAAAAGGGCGTGGATATATAAACGGTAAAAGAATGTATGGTAGGATTTTCATAAAGAATAAAAAATTATAAGACAATGAAAATAGAACTTAAAGAAATTACCGTCCGTGATTTAGCAGACGGTTACAAAGACAACGCCGAAGAAGGTGTGGTGGGTTACGGCGGCAGGCTTGATATTAGGCCACCATATCAACGAGAATTTATTTACAAGGACAAACAACGTGATGCTGTTATCAATACCATAACAAAGGCCTTTCCTCTTAATGTTATGTATTGGGCGCTTAGAGAAGACGGGAATTTTGAAGTGATCGACGGACAACAGCGTACAATTTCAGTTTGTCAATATATCAATGGTGATTTTGCCTTTAAGGATTTGTATTTCCATAATCTTAAAGACGACCAGCAAGAACAAATCCTTAACTATAAACTTATGATTTATGTTTGCAGCGGCGCAGACAGCGAAA
Above is a genomic segment from candidate division TA06 bacterium containing:
- a CDS encoding adenine-specific methyltransferase EcoRI family protein, with the protein product MTTKSSNKSFHNAKTAKKDEFYTQLTDIEKELGHYKNHFKRKVVLCNCDDPRISNFFHYFSYNFEQLKLKKLITTCYKNLNPEIFSQNKFEKAIYLEYTGDKNGDKIPSPDEIGIKPLKGDGDFKSIECIELLKQADIVVTNPPFSLFREYVAQLVEYKKKFVIIGNMNALTYKEVFKLFKENKVWFGHSIHSGDREFGVPAHYPLKAAGCRIDDKGNKFIRVKGVRWFTNLDYEERHEEFILCKKYNPEEYPKYDNYNAINVDNTKDIPCDYKGIIGVPITFMDKYNPDQFEILGNEYDLKIPKGRGYINGKRMYGRIFIKNKKL